One Streptomyces sp. NBC_01237 genomic region harbors:
- a CDS encoding lysophospholipid acyltransferase family protein → MSRRRIGFWYRLAAFIAKPPLVVLFKRDWRGTEHIPADGGFITAVNHNSYLDPLSYGHFQYNTGRVPRLLAKAGLFRTPFVGMMLRGTGQIPVYRETTNALDAFRAAVDAIERGECVAFYPEGTLTRDPDMWPMAGKTGAARVALMTRAPVIPVAQWGANLAMPPYAKENKLRLFPRKTLIVQAGPPVDLSRFYALEPTPEVLRQATEVIMAAITAQLEDVRGEKAPAELYDHRKARAELRRKAQGKGPT, encoded by the coding sequence GTGTCCCGCCGCAGAATCGGCTTTTGGTACCGCCTGGCGGCGTTCATCGCCAAACCGCCATTGGTGGTTCTGTTCAAGCGTGACTGGCGGGGAACGGAACACATTCCGGCCGACGGCGGATTCATCACGGCGGTCAACCACAACTCGTATCTGGACCCGCTCTCGTACGGACATTTCCAGTACAACACCGGCCGGGTGCCGCGGCTGCTGGCGAAGGCGGGGCTCTTCCGGACCCCGTTCGTCGGAATGATGCTGCGGGGTACCGGGCAGATCCCCGTCTACCGGGAGACGACCAACGCGCTGGACGCGTTCCGCGCCGCCGTCGACGCCATCGAGCGGGGCGAATGCGTCGCCTTCTACCCCGAGGGCACCCTCACCCGCGACCCCGACATGTGGCCGATGGCGGGCAAGACCGGCGCCGCCCGCGTGGCGCTGATGACCAGGGCACCGGTCATCCCCGTCGCCCAGTGGGGCGCCAATCTCGCGATGCCGCCGTACGCCAAGGAGAACAAGCTCCGGCTGTTCCCCCGCAAGACCCTCATCGTGCAGGCGGGACCGCCCGTCGACCTCAGCCGTTTCTACGCACTGGAGCCGACCCCCGAAGTGCTGCGGCAGGCCACCGAGGTCATCATGGCCGCGATCACCGCCCAGCTGGAGGACGTACGCGGCGAGAAGGCCCCCGCAGAGCTCTACGATCACCGCAAAGCCCGTGCTGAACTACGGCGCAAGGCCCAGGGAAAGGGACCCACGTGA